A stretch of Chelmon rostratus isolate fCheRos1 chromosome 18, fCheRos1.pri, whole genome shotgun sequence DNA encodes these proteins:
- the LOC121622354 gene encoding probable G-protein coupled receptor 139, producing the protein MEGSSVTVFVTVQKIYYPLLCIMGIPANLFTFYMICFRKCGMSDTAIIYLSCLAIMDTCYLVWVILIDLTLTFWLLQPFWHSHPWCGILGFLQYGSLYSSSWIVVVFTIERYLVLRNTVAKQHFSQAWVTKVTCVAIVLVSHLASVPLGWINVVTPVNFTVVGENVTLPRCHYRDEAYSTVIVWITTFLSGGMPIVLVIIFNYLIGYHLCHARNLFTKEERRIMHGRSTRGMLRRTILLLGTVSVAFVVLSLPRFVTYCILRTKYNSENFNRNDYSIPINVAGDLANMLQNLNSTTNFLLYCMVSRRFRRELVRAVTCRELARELGSVLTHTTMKVFSVVDHKASPPSDHVTVVLTNLKHKNTKIRLSSIRS; encoded by the coding sequence CCAACCTCTTCACATTCTACATGATCTGCTTCCGTAAATGCGGAATGTCTGATACGGCCATCATTTACCTGAGCTGTCTGGCCATCATGGACACCTGCTACCTGGTGTGGGTGATACTCATTGATCTGACCCTCACCTTCTGGCTGCTGCAGCCCTTCTGGCACTCCCACCCCTGGTGTGGCATCTTGGGATTCCTGCAGTACGGATCCCTCTACAGCTCCTCCTGGATCGTGGTGGTCTTCACCATAGAGCGTTACCTCGTCCTCCGCAACACCGTGGCTAAGCAGCACTTCTCCCAGGCCTGGGTCACTAAAGTGACCTGCGTGGCTATCGTCCTGGTGTCACATCTGGCCTCTGTGCCGCTGGGCTGGATCAACGTCGTCACACCTGTCAACTTCACTGTGGTCGGAGAGAATGTGACGCTGCCCAGGTGTCATTACCGCGATGAGGCTTACTCTACCGTTATAGTGTGGATAACCACCTTCCTCTCAGGGGGAATGCCCATTGTGTTGGTCATCATCTTCAACTACCTCATCGGGTACCATCTGTGCCATGCCAGGAACCTCTTCACCAAGGAGGAGCGCCGCATCATGCATGGGAGGAGCACCAGGGGCATGTTGAGGAGgaccatcctgctgctgggcACCGTCTCCGTGGCCTTCGTCGTGCTCAGCCTGCCCCGCTTTGTCACATACTGCATCCTGAGGACCAAGTACAACAGCGAGAACTTCAACAGGAACGACTACAGCATCCCCATCAACGTGGCGGGGGACCTGGCCAACATGCTGCAGAACCTCAACTCCACCACCAACTTCCTGCTCTACTGCATGGTCAGCCGACGCTTTCGGCGGGAGCTGGTCCGCGCGGTGACTTGCAGGGAGTTGGCACGTGAGCTGGGCTCTGTCCTCACCCACACCACCATGAAAGTTTTTTCAGTTGTAGATCATAAGGCCTCGCCACCCAGCGACCACGTGACTGTGGTGTTGACCAatctcaaacacaaaaacaccaagATCAGACTTTCAAGCATTCGCTCTTGA
- the traf3ip2a gene encoding E3 ubiquitin ligase TRAF3IP2 gives MDSFQGPCPHHSVPVEMDERMTSSNLDLAWPPPCEQCSGHAETSRPQEHGYEGGERAARGVGQGRLPESQNHEEPIAACHTALPHFTLSTHSGQMNRPHPAAAWPPGLRQPYQQDHMVYPSQGFANPSSFPQERSVEEAESLEPPFPLMSEVNCTQYVPPRHLGARMPGPGPAQGRFLRQCACCPPANLAHLNNHNRHYKHDYPADPHQEPQHPRQSWNPPRNRLQLQDAPIPPRGSAPQCVNPPRDVLHEVSVNRSFQAGPELPTREMRRTVSLPEECRNVFITYSVDTAKEIVPFTKFLSDHGFVPALDMFDSAIRRMGITKWMDRFLNDKSVLIIVVISPMYKEDVEGVGHDEHGLHTKYIHNQIQNEFIQQGCLNFRLVPVLFPNATRGHVPNWLRNTRIYRWPQDTMDLLLRLLREERYIIPQRGGDPTITVRPF, from the exons ATGGACTCTTTTCAAG GACCTTGCCCTCATCACAGTGTTCCTGTTGAGATGGATGAGAGAATGACATCCTCCAATCTGGACTTGGCCTGGCCCCCGCCTTGTGAACAGTGTAGTGGACATGCAGAGACCAGTAGGCCGCAGGAACACGGCTATGAGGGAGGTGAGCGGGCGGCACGCGGTGTTGGCCAGGGGAGACTCCCTGAGAGCCAGAACCACGAGGAACCCATAGCAGCCTGTCACACCGCCCTGCCTCACTTCACCCTCTCCACGCACTCAGGACAGATGAACCGCCCCCACCCTGCAGCTGCTTGGCCTCCTGGTCTCAGACAGCCGTATCAACAGGACCACATGGTCTACCCCAGTCAAGGCTTTGCGAACCCTTCAAGCTTTCCCCAGGAGCGctctgtggaggaggcagaaagCTTGGAGCCCCCTTTCCCGCTCATGTCTGAGGTTAACTGCACCCAGTATGTCCCACCGCGACACCTCGGAGCACGTATGCCcg GCCCCGGTCCAGCGCAGGGGAGGTTTCTCAGACAGTGTGCGTGCTGCCCTCCAGCAAATCTGGCCCATCTCAATAATCATAATCGTCATTATAAACACGATTACCCAGCGGATCCACACCAGGAGCCTCAACACCCTCGACAGTCATG GAATCCCCCCCGTAACAGGCTGCAACTTCAAGACGCACCAATTCCCCCCCGTGGATCTGCCCCGCAGTGTGTGAACCCTCCTAGAGATGTGCTGCATGAGGTCAGTGTGAACCGCTCCTTCCAGGCTGGTCCGGAACTACCAACaagggagatgaggaggacCGTCAGTCTCCCTGAGGAGTGTA GGAATGTTTTCATCACATATTCTGTGGACACGGCCAAAGAAATTGTTCCTTTTACAAAATTTCTGAGCGATCACGGATTCGTGCCAGCA CTCGACATGTTCGATAGCGCAATCCGAAGAATGGGCATCACCAAATGGATGGACAGATTCTTGAATGAT AAATCAGTGCTCATCATCGTGGTCATCAGCCCGATGTAcaaggaggacgtggagggagtTGGACATGATGAGCATGGCCTGCACACCAAGTACATTCACAATCAG ATCCAAAATGAGTTCATTCAACAAGGCTGCCTGAACTTCAGACTGGTGCCAGTGTTGTTTCCTAATGCAACCAGG GGACATGTCCCCAACTGGCTCCGGAACACCAGGATCTACCGCTGGCCCCAGGACACCATGGACCTGCTGCTGCGCCTGCTCAGAGAGGAGCGCTACATCATCCCACAGCGAGGCGGTGACCCCACCATCACTGTTCGTCCCTTCTGA